The sequence CAGCAACACTGTCTTTGTGACCCCCTTCGACTTAACCTATCCAATCCATTTCAATCCAACAATTACTAAACACATGAACAGTTGAGCAGAACCTCAAGCTATGGCTGTGCGTAAGATAAATAGAAATGGCACCTTTTCATAGAGTGCGTCGAGCTTATCAGTGATCATGGAGTATCCGACCCGGAACGTTGGCACTGACAAGCTCTCCACCATGTTCCTGCTCACCGCCGTCTGCATTGTCGTCAACGGCACCACCGCACCACCGGGCACTGGTGGAAGCACTGCACCCGCAGCCACCGGAGGCGCGGAACCAACAGAGGCAGGGGGTGGAGGTGGAGCAACCTTTGGCTTCGGCTTGAAGCCAGCAGCTGCCTCAACGTCAGCCGCCGTGACGCGGCCGTGTGTCCCGGTGCCGACAACCCCGGCGATGTCCACCCTGTGCTGCTTCGCGAGCTTCTTGGCGTAAGGCGTCGCGATGCCCTTGGTCGGAGCCGCCACTGGCGCTGGAGCAGGTGGCgcctccgcggcggcggcggcatggggAGGAGGGGGTTCTTGACCCTGGCTTTGGGAGAGGGCCTGGGCGCGCGCCAGCGCCagcgcgacctcctcctcggacTCGGCGAGAAGGGCGATGGGTGCGCCGACGGGGGCGGTACCGCCGGCCGGTACGAGGACGGCGGCGACGATGCCGTCGTGGAAGGTCTCCACGTCCATGTCGGCCTTGTCGGACTCGACGACCACCACGGGGTCGCCCTTCGCGACGCGGTCGCCCTCGGCGGCCGTCCAGGAAACGATCTTCCCCTCCGTCATCGTCGAGCTCAGCGCCGGCATGAATATCTCCCGCACCTTCGCGCGCACCACCAACATCCTCCATCGCCGGCGCGGCGCTGCCGCAAGGCGCGAGCGCCCCTGGACGGTGGGTAGGGAGAGCGAGGGAGAAACCAGAGACGCCATGACCCACGGGTGGATTGGTCACCGAAACAAACCACCTCTCAGGAATCACGAGGGGCGAGGAGGACGCGAGCGGGAATccggcgagcgcggcggcggcacgAGGTGGGGAGGCGAACCAGAGCGTTAAGGCGGCCAACCCACTGCCATGTGGGCCCGAGGTGCCAGCCAGTTGTTTCTCCTTAACACTTGGCATCTCTCGTGTCCGTCCAATCCAGCTTGCTCGGTGTAGATCGGCCTGTGTGGCGTGGTGCAGTGTTTTTTTCCTATGAGTCCTCGAATTATACCGTAATACCGTTAACGCCCACCTGGAAGCGGATCACGGATAAAAATGGGGATGAGGGGATCCACATCTTCACTGCTTCTGACCGTCCGATGGATTATTCCCAGGGAAGATCGTGATGGTGTTCTGCTATAGCGATTTTGTAATAAGAGACCCTCACATTAC is a genomic window of Phragmites australis chromosome 17, lpPhrAust1.1, whole genome shotgun sequence containing:
- the LOC133897809 gene encoding dihydrolipoyllysine-residue acetyltransferase component 4 of pyruvate dehydrogenase complex, chloroplastic-like yields the protein MASLVSPSLSLPTVQGRSRLAAAPRRRWRMLVVRAKVREIFMPALSSTMTEGKIVSWTAAEGDRVAKGDPVVVVESDKADMDVETFHDGIVAAVLVPAGGTAPVGAPIALLAESEEEVALALARAQALSQSQGQEPPPPHAAAAAEAPPAPAPVAAPTKGIATPYAKKLAKQHRVDIAGVVGTGTHGRVTAADVEAAAGFKPKPKVAPPPPPASVGSAPPVAAGAVLPPVPGGAVVPLTTMQTAVSRNMVESLSVPTFRVGYSMITDKLDALYEKVKSKGVTKTVLLVKAAAMALIQHPVVYASCRDGKSFSYNSNINIAVAVAIEGGLLTPVLEDADKLDIYLLAQKWRGLLKKARTKQLQPTEYSSGTFTLSNLGMFGVDKFDAILPPGQGAIMAVGASRPTVVADKDGFFGIKNEMLVNVTADHRIIYGVDLAAFLQTFAKIVEDPDSLTL